The Ischnura elegans chromosome 1, ioIscEleg1.1, whole genome shotgun sequence genome contains a region encoding:
- the LOC124158699 gene encoding homeotic protein deformed-like: MEAEVEGEAVATAESLGTAGCPGDGGGEVLDAGERVAREPFAEEEGEAVAVEGAGVEVNGGNASTPDDHLLEGQVEASTHSSTTSEQDGSEDTLIGFEIYADEEMTNGLVTGVPGGGSGRVEYFRDRIADYSYQSWEESPAPPVPNFTVGGYYPTYIPHQFPHGAPSQEDSYQSFHKGNVPVSVANYGSYGAGTIGVDLVGSGKVGSTVPGRYGDTGVYGDHISQPVNGYQHFPIVHSQGDVFCHTPSVVISHTGSGAPIEQVPRSQYDGALSRAFSVNGSDPIQHPWSHAPMQSTQSIPSGETVFRRHQCLSHGFCASPKISENQLCHQEAASKVQRWMSGDVAASSGKGLSKSGPRDERASKSKASSSAKQGRRQPSQDSRKANPITSSTNCFDGSNPNGLEDSSPSTSSASAISTTSPSPKRARTAYTSGQLVELEKEFHFNRYLCRPRRIEMASMLNLTERQIKIWFQNRRMKFKKEQRGKSGNPGDPSLPDGGQEMVLHASAGQQISSPHHMVSSSSSPGSSVSPFSLTGASPVTASDGATKSYNPGNLPNVLSGATMGGAPDQSSNHTTESHGKEPDEQIQSDFETIMAESPRVPSRSPDGVDTFFSTSNSELAFNSSSNLGGSFGAENSVVSDQSSTDFSETIFNASGYSKTVSGSHENLVTSTVEYQGGIKANPCGSGHVQYSPQNGQSPNSATTYETSRNLEMPALEQIFPSGFANLSKGGKMYNSQHWSRKDGFQQSSSDINNIVNATKVNRVHYGNPGFDQTGSTSVQRRDEQLWHPHFDDLLMQSSGERPSKQSPPSSLMEL; the protein is encoded by the exons ATGGAAGCCGAGGTGGAAGGGGAGGCAGTGGCGACAGCCGAGTCCCTCGGAACCGCGGGGTGCCCTGGAGACGGCGGGGGCGAAGTCCTAGACGCAGGAGAAAGGGTTGCACGGGAACCGTtcgcggaggaggagggggaggcggTCGCCGTGGAGGGGGCGGGAGTCGAAGTGAACGGCGGGAATGCCTCCACCCCCGATGACCACTTACTCGAGGGACAAGTCGAAGCCAGCACTCATTCCTCGACGACTTCAGAGCAGGACGGTTCGGAGGACACGCTCATAGGATTCGAAATATACGCGGACGAAGAGATGACCAACGGACTGGTGACGGGCGTTCCCGGGGGCGGCAGCGGGCGGGTGGAATACTTCAGGGACCGCATCGCCGATTATAGTTACCAGAGCTGGGAGGAGTCGCCGGCTCCACCCGTGCCCAACTTCACAGTCGGCGGATATTACCCGACGTACATACCGCACCAATTTCCGCATGGTGCACCATCGCAGGAGGACTCTTACCAATCATTCCATAAGGGTAACGTGCCGGTGTCTGTGGCCAATTACGGGTCTTATGGTGCGGGCACAATCGGTGTCGATTTGGTGGGGTCGGGAAAGGTGGGGTCAACGGTTCCGGGGAGGTACGGAGATACTGGTGTATACGGGGATCACATATCTCAGCCAGTGAACGGTTATCAACACTTCCCGATCGTGCATTCGCAAGGGGACGTGTTTTGCCACACACCGTCCGTTGTCATCAGCCACACAGGAAGCGGGGCACCGATCGAGCAAGTTCCGCGGTCGCAGTACGACGGAGCGCTCTCCAGGGCCTTCAGCGTCAACGGCAGTGACCCCATCCAGCATCCCTGGAGTCATGCCCCGATGCAATCGACCCAGTCGATTCCGAGTGGAGAAACGGTTTTCAGGAGACATCAATGCCTGTCACATGGTTTCTGCGCTTCCCCTAAAATCAGCGAGAATCAACTGTGCCACCAAGAGGCGGCTTCCAAAGTGCAACGGTGGATGAGTGGCGATGTCGCTGCTTCTTCGGGGAAAGGATTATCCAAAAGTGGACCGAGAGATGAGAGGGCATCGAAGAGTAAGGCTTCATCCTCAGCCAAGCAAGGACGACGGCAGCCATCGCAGGATTCACGCAAAGCAAACCCCATTACTTCCTCAACCA ATTGCTTCGATGGAAGCAACCCAAATGGATTAGAGGACTCCTCGCCCAGCACGTCGAGCGCCTCAGCTATCTCCACCACATCACCATCTCCCAAGAGAGCCCGCACCGCATACACCAGCGGACAGTTGGTGGAACTAGAAAAGGAATTCCACTTCAACCGGTATTTGTGTCGTCCCAGAAGGATAGAGATGGCGTCCATGCTGAACTTGACCGAGAGGCAGATCAAAATTTGGTTCCAAAATCGCCGAATGAAGTTCAAAAAGGAGCAGCGAGGCAAGTCCGGCAACCCAGGTGATCCCTCATTGCCCGATGGTGGACAGGAAATGGTCCTTCATGCGTCCGCGGGCCAACAGATCTCCTCACCTCACCACATGGTGTCCTCGTCTTCATCCCCTGGTAGCTCCGTATCTCCATTTTCCCTCACCGGGGCATCACCTGTCACGGCCTCTGATGGAGCCACCAAATCCTACAACCCCGGAAATTTACCCAACGTTCTATCCGGAGCGACCATGGGTGGAGCACCGGACCAATCAAGTAACCACACCACTGAGAGCCATGGCAAAGAGCCAGATGAGCAGATTCAAAGCGATTTCGAGACGATAATGGCCGAAAGTCCCCGCGTACCCTCTCGGAGCCCAGATGGCGTGGATACTTTTTTCAGCACGAGTAACAGCGAATTGGCATTCAATAGCTCCTCTAACTTAGGTGGATCATTCGGTGCCGAAAATAGCGTCGTGAGCGACCAGTCGAGCACTGATTTTTCCGAGACTATATTCAACGCGAGTGGTTACAGCAAAACCGTCTCTGGAAGTCACGAGAATCTGGTGACTTCAACGGTGGAGTACCAAGGCGGCATCAAGGCTAATCCGTGCGGATCTGGTCACGTGCAGTATTCCCCGCAGAACGGTCAGTCGCCAAATTCAGCTACAACTTACGAGACGAGTAGGAACCTCGAAATGCCTGCGTTGGAACAAATTTTTCCGTCAGGTTTTGCTAACCTCAGCAAAGGCGGGAAAATGTACAATAGCCAACATTGGTCCCGAAAAGATGGTTTCCAGCAGTCGAGTTCTGATATCAACAACATCGTGAATGCTACGAAGGTGAATAGGGTGCACTACGGAAATCCTGGATTCGATCAAACTGGATCGACGAGTGTGCAGCGAAGGGACGAGCAACTTTGGCATCCCCATTTTGACGACCTTCTGATGCAATCGTCAGGAGAGAGACCTAGTAAGCAGTCGCCTCCCTCAAGTCTCATGGAACTGTGA